In a genomic window of Apteryx mantelli isolate bAptMan1 chromosome 2, bAptMan1.hap1, whole genome shotgun sequence:
- the EIF1B gene encoding eukaryotic translation initiation factor 1b isoform X2, giving the protein MSSIQNLQSFGYRSEQVTLQDNVVKLLISASALIFCTYPFADATKGDDLLPAGTEDYIHIRIQQRNGRKTLTTVQGIADDYDKKKLVKAFKKKFACNGTVIEHPEYGEVIQLQGDQRKNICQFLLEIGIVKEEQLKVHGF; this is encoded by the exons ATGTCATCTATCCAGAACCTCCAATCCTTTG GCTACAGAAGTGAGCAAGTAACTCTTCAGGATAATGTTGTCAAGCTTTTGATCTCAGCTTCGGCTCTGATCTTCTGCACCT acCCCTTTGCTGATGCAACTAAGGGTGACGACTTACTCCCAGCAGGGACTGAGGATTACATTCATATAAGGATCCAGCAACGAAACGGAAGAAAGACACTAACAACTGTTCAGGGAATTGCAGATGATTATGACAAAAAGAAACTTGTGAAAGCCTTCAAAAAG AAATTTGCTTGTAATGGTACTGTGATTGAACATCCTGAATACGGTGAAGTTATCCAGCTTcaaggtgaccagaggaagaacATCTGCCAGTTCCTCTTGGAG ATTGGCATTGTCAAGGAAGAACAACTGAAAGTTCATGGTTTCTAA
- the EIF1B gene encoding eukaryotic translation initiation factor 1b isoform X1 → MSSIQNLQSFGLQARLFCQRCSPTVAIFGYRSEQVTLQDNVVKLLISASALIFCTYPFADATKGDDLLPAGTEDYIHIRIQQRNGRKTLTTVQGIADDYDKKKLVKAFKKKFACNGTVIEHPEYGEVIQLQGDQRKNICQFLLEIGIVKEEQLKVHGF, encoded by the exons ATGTCATCTATCCAGAACCTCCAATCCTTTG GGCTCCAGGCCAGGCTTTTCTGTCAACGGTGCAGTCCCACAGTTGCAATCTTTG GCTACAGAAGTGAGCAAGTAACTCTTCAGGATAATGTTGTCAAGCTTTTGATCTCAGCTTCGGCTCTGATCTTCTGCACCT acCCCTTTGCTGATGCAACTAAGGGTGACGACTTACTCCCAGCAGGGACTGAGGATTACATTCATATAAGGATCCAGCAACGAAACGGAAGAAAGACACTAACAACTGTTCAGGGAATTGCAGATGATTATGACAAAAAGAAACTTGTGAAAGCCTTCAAAAAG AAATTTGCTTGTAATGGTACTGTGATTGAACATCCTGAATACGGTGAAGTTATCCAGCTTcaaggtgaccagaggaagaacATCTGCCAGTTCCTCTTGGAG ATTGGCATTGTCAAGGAAGAACAACTGAAAGTTCATGGTTTCTAA
- the EIF1B gene encoding eukaryotic translation initiation factor 1b isoform X3, whose protein sequence is MSSIQNLQSFGLQARLFCQRCSPTVAIFDPFADATKGDDLLPAGTEDYIHIRIQQRNGRKTLTTVQGIADDYDKKKLVKAFKKKFACNGTVIEHPEYGEVIQLQGDQRKNICQFLLEIGIVKEEQLKVHGF, encoded by the exons ATGTCATCTATCCAGAACCTCCAATCCTTTG GGCTCCAGGCCAGGCTTTTCTGTCAACGGTGCAGTCCCACAGTTGCAATCTTTG acCCCTTTGCTGATGCAACTAAGGGTGACGACTTACTCCCAGCAGGGACTGAGGATTACATTCATATAAGGATCCAGCAACGAAACGGAAGAAAGACACTAACAACTGTTCAGGGAATTGCAGATGATTATGACAAAAAGAAACTTGTGAAAGCCTTCAAAAAG AAATTTGCTTGTAATGGTACTGTGATTGAACATCCTGAATACGGTGAAGTTATCCAGCTTcaaggtgaccagaggaagaacATCTGCCAGTTCCTCTTGGAG ATTGGCATTGTCAAGGAAGAACAACTGAAAGTTCATGGTTTCTAA
- the EIF1B gene encoding eukaryotic translation initiation factor 1b isoform X4 gives MSSIQNLQSFDPFADATKGDDLLPAGTEDYIHIRIQQRNGRKTLTTVQGIADDYDKKKLVKAFKKKFACNGTVIEHPEYGEVIQLQGDQRKNICQFLLEIGIVKEEQLKVHGF, from the exons ATGTCATCTATCCAGAACCTCCAATCCTTTG acCCCTTTGCTGATGCAACTAAGGGTGACGACTTACTCCCAGCAGGGACTGAGGATTACATTCATATAAGGATCCAGCAACGAAACGGAAGAAAGACACTAACAACTGTTCAGGGAATTGCAGATGATTATGACAAAAAGAAACTTGTGAAAGCCTTCAAAAAG AAATTTGCTTGTAATGGTACTGTGATTGAACATCCTGAATACGGTGAAGTTATCCAGCTTcaaggtgaccagaggaagaacATCTGCCAGTTCCTCTTGGAG ATTGGCATTGTCAAGGAAGAACAACTGAAAGTTCATGGTTTCTAA